A DNA window from Xyrauchen texanus isolate HMW12.3.18 chromosome 6, RBS_HiC_50CHRs, whole genome shotgun sequence contains the following coding sequences:
- the glula gene encoding glutamate-ammonia ligase (glutamine synthase) a has translation MATSASAQLSKVVKRQYMELPQGDQVQAMYIWIDGTGEGLRCKTRTLDFEPKSIEDLPEWNFDGSSTYQSEGSNSDMYLIPSAMFRDPFRKDPNKLVLCEVFKYNRKPAETNHRHTCKKVMEMVDHQNPWFGMEQEYTILGTDGHPFGWPSNGFPGPQGPYYCGVGADKAYGRDVVEAHYRACLYAGVKICGTNAEVMPAQWEFQVGPCEGINMGDHLWVARFILHRVCEDFGVVASFDPKPIPGNWNGAGCHTNFSTKEMREEGGLKCIEDSIDKLGKRHNYHIRAYDPKGGLDNARRLTGHHETSNIHEFSAGVANRGASIRIPRTVGQEKKGYFEDRRPSANCDPYAVTEALIRTCLLDEEGDEPVDY, from the exons ATGGCCACGTCTGCCAGTGCTCAGTTGAGTAAAGTGGTAAAACGGCAGTATATGGAACTGCCTCAGGGAGACCAAGTACAAGCTATGTATATCTGGATAGATGGAACCGGAGAAGGACTGCGGTGCAAGACCAGAACGCTGGACTTTGAGCCCAAAAGCATTGAAG ATCTTCCCGAGTGGAACTTTGATGGTTCCAGCACCTATCAGTCTGAAGGCTCCAACAGCGACATGTATCTCATCCCATCTGCCATGTTCAGGGATCCTTTCCGCAAAGACCCCAACAAACTGGTCTTGTGTGAGGTGTTCAAATACAACCGGAAGCCTGCTG AAACCAACCATCGGCATACATGTAAAAAGGTAATGGAAATGGTAGACCATCAGAACCCTTGGTTTGGCATGGAGCAGGAGTACACTATCCTAGGCACCGATGGACATCCATTTGGCTGGCCCTCCAATGGCTTCCCTGGTCCCCAAG GACCCTATTACTGTGGAGTTGGAGCAGACAAGGCCTACGGCAGAGACGTTGTGGAGGCCCACTATAGGGCCTGCCTGTATGCTGGTGTGAAGATCTGTGGAACCAACGCTGAAGTCATGCCAGCTCAG TGGGAGTTTCAGGTTGGTCCATGTGAAGGCATTAACATGGGGGATCACTTGTGGGTAGCTCGTTTCATCTTGCACAGAGTCTGTGAAGACTTTGGTGTGGTAGCCTCTTTTGACCCCAAGCCAATCCCAGGAAACTGGAATGGTGCTGGTTGCCACACTAACTTTAGCACCAAGGAAATGCGGGAAGAGGGAGGGCTGAA ATGCATTGAGGATAGTATTGACAAGCTCGGAAAGAGGCACAACTACCACATCCGTGCCTATGATCCAAAGGGAGGCCTGGACAATGCTCGCAGACTGACTGGCCACCATGAAACCTCCAACATCCATGAGTTTTCCGCAGGTGTGGCCAACCGTGGCGCTAGTATCCGCATCCCAAGAACAGTCGGACAAGAAAAGAAAGGCTATTTTGAGGATCGCCGCCCATCTGCCAACTGCGACCCCTATGCGGTCACCGAGGCCCTGATTCGCACATGTTTGCTTGATGAAGAGGGTGACGAACCTGTGGACTACTAG